A window of the Deltaproteobacteria bacterium genome harbors these coding sequences:
- a CDS encoding 3-hydroxyacyl-CoA dehydrogenase/enoyl-CoA hydratase family protein, whose product MTGEGIKKVAVLGSGIMGSGIAAHLASAGIPSYLLDIVPKDAGGDRNKLAKAGIENILKAKPSLIYSKKDARLITPGNFEDDWGKLAECDWIIEVVVEKLEIKRQVFERVEKVIRPGTIVTSNTSGLSLTAMAEGRGAEFRRHFLITHFFNPVRYMKLVEVVSAPETDPKTVARVVNLLEERLGKGVVYAKNTPSFVANRIGVYNWVSTLQTILQEGYQVGEVDKILGAAIGRPKSGMFRTSDMVGLDTLVHVAQHTYEYCSRDEKREAHRIPAPVEKMLEKKMLGEKTGQGFYKKIKKEDGGSEIFQLNLKTLDYEPQPKFRYESLSATKNIDDVSKRIRFLVDQKDRAASLAWKSVRDMLLYSAHRIPEIADDVVNIDNAMKWGFNWSLGPFETWDALGVQKVVERLKSENLPTPPLVQKVLTKGIGSFYKTESGRRYFFDLKTESYLPVPDRPGILILKSVKEQTEVILKNDSASLIDVGDGVACLEFHSKMNAIDGEIIHLMNDAVARVEKDFSGLVLYNEGENFSVGANLMLLFLAAQSEDWGQIEEVVKSFQQACMRLRYSAKPVVAAPFNLALGGGCEVSLGADQIVAHGELYMGLVEVGVGLIPAGGGCKEMIRRFDESLKTGPFAKVQKAFETIAFASVSTSAKEAQEIGYLTKKDVVTPSRDHLLGEAKKKVIEMSRSYQRPEPRRDILLPGRGGYYALLSAIEGFRLQGKITDHDQVIGEKLAHILTGGDMPNLGYVSEQRLLDLEREVFLSLVGMEKTQARIQNMLLTGKPLRN is encoded by the coding sequence ATGACGGGTGAGGGCATTAAAAAAGTCGCGGTCTTGGGTTCTGGCATCATGGGGAGCGGTATCGCGGCCCATCTTGCGAGCGCCGGCATCCCCTCTTACCTCCTCGATATCGTTCCAAAAGATGCCGGAGGTGATCGGAATAAACTGGCAAAGGCCGGCATTGAAAATATCCTGAAGGCAAAACCGTCGCTGATTTATTCGAAAAAGGATGCCCGCCTGATCACCCCAGGAAATTTTGAAGATGATTGGGGGAAACTTGCGGAGTGTGATTGGATTATTGAGGTAGTTGTCGAAAAGCTCGAGATCAAGCGCCAGGTCTTCGAACGGGTTGAAAAGGTCATCCGTCCAGGGACCATCGTCACCTCCAATACCTCAGGCCTCTCTCTCACTGCGATGGCGGAAGGGAGGGGGGCGGAATTTCGACGTCACTTCCTGATCACCCATTTTTTCAATCCGGTCCGGTACATGAAGCTCGTCGAGGTGGTTTCTGCGCCAGAAACAGACCCTAAGACGGTCGCACGGGTCGTTAATCTCCTCGAGGAAAGGCTCGGCAAAGGGGTCGTCTATGCGAAAAATACCCCCAGTTTTGTCGCGAATCGGATCGGCGTTTATAATTGGGTCTCCACATTACAAACGATCCTTCAAGAGGGGTATCAGGTGGGTGAGGTCGACAAAATATTGGGGGCTGCCATCGGTCGACCAAAGAGTGGGATGTTCCGGACATCGGATATGGTCGGTTTGGATACGCTCGTCCATGTCGCCCAGCATACCTATGAATACTGCTCTCGCGACGAAAAGCGGGAGGCCCATCGAATCCCCGCTCCTGTCGAAAAAATGTTGGAAAAGAAAATGCTGGGTGAAAAAACTGGCCAGGGATTCTACAAAAAAATCAAAAAAGAAGATGGGGGCAGTGAGATATTCCAGCTCAATCTGAAGACATTAGACTATGAGCCCCAGCCCAAGTTCCGTTATGAATCACTCTCCGCCACCAAAAATATCGATGACGTTTCGAAAAGGATCCGGTTCCTGGTGGATCAAAAAGATCGGGCCGCCAGCCTCGCCTGGAAATCGGTTCGGGATATGCTTCTCTACTCTGCCCATCGCATTCCTGAGATCGCTGATGATGTGGTTAATATTGATAACGCAATGAAATGGGGCTTCAACTGGTCCCTCGGTCCCTTCGAAACATGGGATGCGCTGGGGGTCCAGAAGGTTGTTGAGCGACTGAAGTCGGAAAATCTCCCCACTCCCCCTCTTGTCCAGAAGGTCCTGACAAAGGGGATCGGATCCTTTTACAAAACAGAGAGCGGGCGTCGTTATTTCTTTGACCTAAAAACAGAGTCATATCTCCCGGTCCCCGATCGACCGGGAATCCTTATTTTAAAATCGGTCAAGGAACAAACCGAGGTCATTCTGAAGAATGACTCTGCCTCTTTAATCGACGTTGGTGACGGTGTCGCCTGCCTGGAGTTCCACTCCAAGATGAACGCGATCGATGGCGAGATCATTCATCTCATGAATGACGCGGTCGCAAGGGTTGAAAAGGACTTCTCCGGGCTCGTCCTCTATAATGAGGGAGAAAATTTTTCTGTCGGTGCGAACCTGATGCTCCTTTTTCTGGCGGCACAATCCGAAGACTGGGGACAGATCGAAGAGGTCGTGAAGTCCTTCCAGCAGGCCTGCATGAGGCTGCGTTACTCAGCAAAACCGGTCGTCGCGGCTCCTTTTAATTTAGCCCTCGGAGGGGGATGCGAGGTCTCACTGGGGGCAGATCAGATTGTTGCCCATGGAGAATTGTACATGGGGCTTGTCGAAGTCGGTGTGGGACTGATCCCTGCCGGAGGGGGATGCAAGGAGATGATCCGTCGATTCGATGAATCGCTCAAAACAGGTCCCTTCGCGAAGGTTCAAAAGGCGTTTGAGACGATTGCCTTCGCCTCCGTCTCGACGTCAGCCAAGGAGGCACAAGAAATAGGTTATTTGACCAAAAAAGATGTCGTCACCCCCTCTCGAGATCACCTTCTCGGAGAGGCCAAGAAAAAGGTTATCGAAATGAGTCGTAGTTATCAGAGACCGGAGCCACGGCGTGATATCCTGCTCCCGGGCCGCGGTGGATACTACGCCCTCCTCTCCGCTATTGAGGGTTTTAGGTTGCAAGGAAAGATTACCGATCATGATCAGGTGATCGGCGAGAAACTGGCCCATATCTTGACTGGTGGCGACATGCCCAACTTGGGATACGTCTCAGAACAGCGTCTCCTCGATCTCGAACGCGAGGTCTTCCTTTCACTCGTCGGGATGGAAAAGACCCAGGCACGTATTCAAAACATGCTTCTCACAGGAAAACCGCTCCGCAATTAA
- a CDS encoding thiolase family protein, with amino-acid sequence MKDAVIVSAVRSPMGRAGKGSYVTMRIDDLGALVVKEALKRVPQLDLNEIEDVLIGCAMPEGEQGMNVARQISLLSGIPFSAAATTVNRFCASGLETINTAALRVMTGNGEVFVAGGVESMTHVPMGGFNPSLNEKLFQPGAPQAYISMGITAENVAAKYKISREDQDKFSLASHQKAIRAHKEGKFKAEMIPVEIKTADGKKIVLERDENPREETTLEKLAQLKPAFKEGGTVTAGNSSPLTDGAAAVVVMSADRAKALGIKPLARIRAMAVAGLDPAYMGMGPVPAVQKVLKRAGMTLKDIDIIEINEAFAAQSLAVLRELNVDMEKVNPHGGAIALGHPLGCSGSRIMATLINDLTIYKKSIGLETMCVGGGQGAATIIEIL; translated from the coding sequence ATGAAAGACGCCGTTATTGTTTCTGCCGTTCGAAGCCCGATGGGAAGGGCTGGGAAAGGGTCGTATGTCACGATGAGGATCGATGACCTCGGTGCCCTTGTGGTCAAAGAGGCACTCAAACGTGTCCCTCAGCTTGATTTGAACGAAATCGAAGATGTCCTGATCGGCTGTGCGATGCCGGAGGGGGAACAGGGGATGAATGTCGCCCGCCAGATTAGCCTCCTCTCCGGAATCCCCTTTTCCGCAGCCGCGACCACCGTGAATCGCTTCTGCGCCTCAGGACTCGAGACAATCAATACCGCCGCCCTCCGTGTCATGACCGGAAATGGTGAGGTCTTTGTTGCCGGTGGTGTCGAATCAATGACCCATGTCCCGATGGGGGGGTTTAACCCTTCCCTGAATGAAAAACTTTTCCAACCGGGGGCCCCACAGGCCTATATCTCAATGGGAATCACCGCCGAAAATGTCGCGGCCAAGTACAAGATCAGCCGTGAAGATCAGGACAAGTTCTCGCTCGCCTCGCATCAAAAGGCGATCCGGGCCCACAAGGAAGGAAAGTTTAAGGCAGAGATGATCCCGGTAGAGATTAAAACAGCCGATGGGAAGAAGATTGTGCTGGAACGTGATGAAAATCCACGCGAGGAGACGACACTTGAAAAACTGGCCCAGCTCAAACCGGCCTTCAAGGAAGGGGGAACCGTCACTGCAGGAAACTCATCACCACTGACGGATGGTGCTGCCGCGGTCGTGGTCATGTCTGCCGATCGCGCCAAGGCGTTGGGGATCAAACCGCTCGCCAGAATCCGGGCGATGGCGGTCGCTGGACTCGACCCTGCCTACATGGGAATGGGACCGGTCCCGGCGGTTCAAAAGGTCCTGAAGCGAGCCGGCATGACATTGAAGGATATCGACATCATCGAGATCAACGAGGCGTTTGCCGCCCAGTCCCTTGCCGTCTTGAGAGAGCTTAACGTCGATATGGAAAAGGTGAATCCTCATGGCGGTGCGATTGCCTTGGGACATCCCTTGGGATGCAGTGGTTCACGAATTATGGCGACGCTGATTAATGATCTGACAATTTACAAGAAGTCGATTGGTCTGGAGACGATGTGTGTGGGTGGGGGACAAGGGGCAGCGACGATCATTGAGATTTTATGA
- a CDS encoding YajQ family cyclic di-GMP-binding protein, with the protein MPSFDIVSEINLQEVDNAVNQAVKEVIARFDFKGTNSTLRLDKEGIQLESSDEYKMKALIDILQSKAIKRGISIKSLEVGKIESALGGRTKCLVKLIKGIDQERGKELVKKIKEMDLKVQVSIQGEQLRVTGKKRDDLQNVIQNIRAIDFPIPLQFNNFRD; encoded by the coding sequence ATGCCCTCTTTTGACATCGTTTCAGAAATCAACCTTCAAGAGGTCGACAATGCCGTCAATCAGGCGGTGAAAGAGGTCATTGCCCGATTTGATTTCAAGGGGACCAATTCAACGCTCCGTCTCGACAAGGAGGGGATCCAGCTCGAGAGCTCGGATGAATATAAGATGAAGGCACTCATCGACATTCTTCAGTCGAAGGCGATCAAGCGAGGGATCTCGATCAAGTCGCTCGAAGTTGGAAAGATCGAATCGGCTCTGGGGGGACGTACGAAATGCCTCGTGAAGTTGATCAAGGGGATCGATCAGGAGAGGGGGAAGGAGCTCGTAAAGAAGATCAAGGAGATGGATCTCAAGGTCCAGGTATCGATTCAGGGGGAACAGCTTCGGGTCACTGGGAAGAAGAGAGATGATCTCCAGAATGTGATTCAAAACATCCGCGCGATCGATTTCCCGATTCCTCTGCAGTTTAATAACTTTCGGGATTAG
- a CDS encoding OmpA family protein, with the protein MRKTHLLFLFIFLLTVSTPLFARDPQFNAQNLKPATDVGNYLGVSGSTPIAPKQFCLGLMMDYAHAPIGFFNAAGVKVQNIIEREIDFHLSGTYGFLEWLDAGILISSAPYLVFRPTDNATTAIDESSTTDTRIRMGDILLNARFRLLDHHTYPVGLAFIPFVTIPTGSGVSFVGNNQFTGGGMIVVESPRVANRFSVALNTGYEIRERATLSTGTVINDLFLYGLGGNLSVHQKVDIIAELRGFTMVGDFFGGQRPMEWEGGVRFYPVERWAVTVGGGTGLLEGIGNPTVRVLAGVAYVPERKPHERKEKIKKEPKPAGEPKIEEPKKEKKKKERLTKEQKRDADGDGIRNADDHCPTEVGPADNGGCPVRPIIVINPKEYRILTRPIHFDFEKTALRKDALPIVQAVADALKSKPTIRLLSVEGHTDDVGRTKFNQWLSEERAKTVLGYLISQGIEKERLTSVGYGETKPVDPSRNREAWKKNRRVEFVFKEVDGLIVPEETPSSTEPTLPESGPVTVPPVEPPAPEGTIPPMPPSGL; encoded by the coding sequence GTGAGGAAAACTCATCTTCTTTTTTTATTCATTTTTCTGCTGACGGTTTCTACGCCACTCTTCGCACGCGATCCACAGTTCAACGCCCAAAATTTGAAACCAGCGACCGATGTTGGAAATTATCTCGGTGTCTCCGGAAGCACCCCCATTGCCCCAAAGCAATTTTGCCTGGGACTCATGATGGATTATGCCCATGCCCCGATCGGTTTTTTTAATGCTGCAGGAGTCAAGGTACAGAATATCATCGAGAGAGAGATCGACTTTCACCTGTCAGGGACTTACGGGTTCCTGGAGTGGCTGGATGCCGGAATCTTGATTTCTTCCGCCCCCTATCTCGTCTTCCGACCGACGGACAATGCAACGACTGCCATTGATGAATCATCAACGACCGATACCCGAATCCGGATGGGAGATATCCTGCTCAATGCCCGTTTTCGACTCTTGGACCATCACACGTATCCAGTGGGACTCGCCTTTATTCCATTTGTCACGATTCCTACCGGAAGCGGCGTCAGTTTCGTCGGGAATAATCAATTTACCGGTGGTGGGATGATCGTTGTCGAGAGCCCACGGGTGGCGAATCGATTCTCCGTCGCCTTGAATACAGGTTATGAGATTCGTGAGCGCGCTACCCTCTCAACAGGAACAGTCATTAATGACCTCTTCCTTTATGGTCTCGGTGGAAATCTCTCGGTTCATCAGAAGGTCGATATCATTGCCGAACTGAGGGGCTTTACAATGGTCGGTGACTTCTTTGGGGGCCAACGACCGATGGAATGGGAAGGAGGGGTCCGCTTCTACCCGGTGGAAAGATGGGCCGTCACGGTGGGAGGTGGAACAGGTCTCCTCGAAGGGATTGGAAACCCCACAGTAAGAGTCCTCGCTGGCGTTGCCTATGTGCCTGAACGGAAGCCTCATGAACGTAAGGAAAAAATCAAAAAGGAACCAAAACCGGCCGGAGAACCCAAAATCGAGGAACCCAAAAAAGAGAAGAAGAAAAAAGAGAGACTGACCAAGGAGCAAAAAAGAGATGCGGATGGGGATGGGATCAGAAACGCCGATGACCATTGTCCCACTGAGGTCGGCCCTGCCGACAACGGCGGCTGTCCGGTTCGGCCAATAATCGTCATTAATCCCAAAGAATACCGGATTCTGACACGACCGATCCACTTCGATTTTGAGAAGACAGCCCTTCGAAAAGATGCCCTGCCGATCGTTCAGGCAGTCGCTGATGCCCTGAAATCAAAACCAACGATCCGGCTTCTTTCTGTGGAAGGTCATACCGACGATGTAGGGCGCACAAAATTTAATCAATGGCTCTCCGAGGAACGGGCCAAAACTGTCTTGGGCTATCTTATTTCGCAAGGGATAGAAAAAGAGCGGCTTACCTCTGTCGGCTATGGTGAGACAAAGCCGGTCGATCCATCCCGTAATCGGGAAGCCTGGAAAAAGAATCGACGGGTCGAGTTTGTCTTTAAAGAGGTCGACGGCTTGATAGTCCCCGAGGAAACACCATCCTCCACTGAGCCGACCCTTCCCGAATCAGGGCCTGTGACTGTTCCCCCGGTCGAGCCTCCTGCGCCGGAAGGTACAATCCCGCCAATGCCACCATCCGGCCTCTAA
- a CDS encoding 2,3-bisphosphoglycerate-independent phosphoglycerate mutase: MTELIVLVILDGFGERAAREGNAIRLAKTPNLNHFLKDYPHTLLDASGEAVGLPAGTMGNSEVGHLTIGAGRIIYQDLSRINHAIDEGSFFKNPTLLTAFRKAVETKKRVHLMGLLSDGGVHSHERHLFSLFKMAKEQKVEKLSVHCFLDGRDTPPKSSQSYLAHLQEEMGKAKVGEIATLVGRYYAMDRDKRWERVQLAYEAMVERKGELHDDPIRTIDQVYAKHVTDEFIQPVLFGKDNGIQDGDVVIFFNFRADRARELTRALTDADFDGFPRRRFPKLGMFVCMTEYDKTFKLPVAFSPEKPRRILAEILSEHQIPQFHTAETEKYAHVTYFLNGGVEKPFPLEERLLIQSPRDVPTYDKKPEMHAAQVTDEAMKRIRAGCPVVIMNYANPDMVGHSGDLKATMRAVEVIDDCLGQLAQEVEAKKGTLIITADHGNCEEMVDGRGGPHTAHTTNRVPFLLIGDQWKGVTLRSGGLRDVTPTIFQIIGIPKPAEMTGLSLIPSSKFS; the protein is encoded by the coding sequence ATGACTGAACTAATTGTATTAGTCATCCTCGACGGTTTTGGTGAGCGGGCGGCGCGTGAAGGAAATGCGATCCGGCTTGCGAAGACCCCGAACCTCAATCACTTTTTAAAAGATTATCCGCATACACTTCTTGATGCCTCTGGTGAGGCGGTCGGTTTACCGGCTGGCACGATGGGGAATTCAGAGGTTGGGCACCTCACCATCGGGGCGGGTCGGATCATTTATCAGGATCTCTCCCGAATCAATCATGCGATCGACGAGGGGTCGTTTTTTAAAAATCCAACCCTCCTTACCGCGTTTCGTAAGGCGGTTGAAACCAAAAAGAGGGTCCACCTCATGGGGCTCCTCTCCGATGGGGGGGTGCATAGTCACGAAAGGCATCTTTTTTCTCTGTTCAAGATGGCGAAGGAACAGAAAGTCGAAAAGCTTTCAGTTCATTGTTTTCTGGATGGGCGGGATACCCCACCAAAAAGCAGCCAGAGTTACTTGGCTCATCTTCAGGAAGAGATGGGGAAGGCGAAGGTCGGTGAGATCGCGACACTTGTCGGTCGTTACTATGCGATGGATCGCGACAAACGATGGGAGAGGGTCCAGTTGGCCTATGAGGCGATGGTCGAACGAAAAGGGGAATTACACGACGATCCGATTCGCACGATCGATCAAGTTTATGCGAAGCATGTCACCGACGAATTCATTCAACCAGTCCTTTTTGGAAAGGACAATGGGATACAGGACGGCGATGTCGTGATCTTTTTCAATTTTCGCGCTGATAGGGCACGTGAATTGACACGCGCCTTGACCGATGCCGATTTTGACGGATTCCCAAGGAGACGTTTCCCAAAGTTAGGGATGTTTGTCTGCATGACCGAGTACGACAAGACCTTTAAGCTCCCAGTTGCTTTTTCTCCCGAAAAGCCAAGGAGAATCCTGGCCGAGATCTTGAGTGAGCATCAGATCCCACAGTTTCACACAGCGGAGACTGAAAAATATGCGCATGTGACCTATTTTTTGAATGGGGGAGTTGAGAAACCATTCCCTCTCGAAGAGCGGCTTTTGATTCAGTCGCCTCGCGATGTCCCAACCTATGACAAGAAACCGGAGATGCATGCCGCTCAAGTGACCGATGAGGCGATGAAGAGGATTCGAGCTGGCTGTCCTGTTGTGATCATGAACTATGCGAATCCCGATATGGTCGGGCATTCCGGGGATTTGAAGGCAACAATGCGAGCGGTGGAGGTGATCGATGATTGCCTCGGTCAATTGGCTCAGGAAGTGGAGGCAAAAAAAGGGACCCTCATCATCACCGCCGATCATGGGAATTGTGAAGAGATGGTCGACGGGAGGGGAGGACCCCATACTGCTCACACGACGAATCGGGTCCCGTTTTTATTGATCGGTGACCAATGGAAGGGGGTTACTCTCCGGAGTGGTGGGCTCCGCGATGTGACACCGACGATCTTTCAGATCATCGGGATCCCGAAGCCGGCTGAAATGACCGGACTGTCATTGATTCCTTCCTCAAAATTTTCTTGA
- the rsfS gene encoding ribosome silencing factor, with protein MNSRAVAKLIAQAADDVKAVDIEVLDLRKSSAFTDFFVIATGRSDRQVRAISDRILENLGNKKIRPIGVEGHNQGQWILMDYVNVVVHIFYEEVRSFYALDRLWGDAPRVTFRLK; from the coding sequence ATGAATTCAAGGGCAGTAGCAAAGCTCATTGCCCAAGCTGCTGACGACGTGAAAGCAGTTGATATTGAGGTGCTTGATTTAAGAAAATCATCGGCGTTCACCGATTTTTTTGTGATTGCCACAGGGCGTTCTGACCGCCAGGTCCGTGCGATTTCGGATCGAATCTTAGAAAACCTCGGGAATAAAAAGATCAGGCCGATCGGTGTTGAAGGTCATAACCAGGGGCAGTGGATCCTGATGGATTACGTGAATGTCGTCGTTCATATCTTTTACGAAGAGGTTCGTTCTTTCTACGCCCTCGATCGCCTCTGGGGGGATGCCCCACGGGTTACCTTTCGGCTTAAATGA